One window of the Chryseobacterium camelliae genome contains the following:
- a CDS encoding DUF4134 domain-containing protein, whose amino-acid sequence MEKQRKKVLLAAVAMLSGIGVFAQGNGSAGINEATQMVTSYFDPATQLIYAIGAVVGLIGGVKVYNKFSSGDPDTSKTAASWFGACIFLIVAATILRSFFL is encoded by the coding sequence ATGGAAAAACAAAGAAAAAAAGTTTTGCTGGCAGCCGTGGCAATGCTGTCAGGAATTGGTGTCTTCGCACAGGGAAACGGCTCGGCGGGCATCAACGAAGCTACCCAAATGGTAACCTCTTATTTCGACCCCGCAACGCAATTAATCTACGCCATCGGTGCGGTAGTTGGGTTAATAGGGGGCGTTAAGGTGTACAACAAATTCAGTTCCGGCGATCCCGATACCTCGAAAACGGCAGCTTCGTGGTTCGGGGCCTGTATATTCCTGATCGTTGCCGCTACCATCCTGCGTTCATTCTTCCTTTAA
- the traJ gene encoding conjugative transposon protein TraJ: MEWDNLHELLRSLYDDMMPLAGDMAAVAKGLAGLGALFYVALKVWQALSRAEPIDMFPLLRPFALGLCIMFFPTIVLGTINAVLSPVVVGTHQILEDQVLDLNKLQQQKDQLEYEAMVRNPETAYMVSDEEFDKKLDELGWSPSDIGTMAGMYMDRQAYKIEKALKDWFRNLLEILFQAAALVIDTIRTFFLIVLSILGPIAFAISVWDGFQSTLTQWLTRYVSVYLWLPVSDLFSSMLARIQSLILERDIAMLADPTYIPDTSNTVYIIFMIIGIIGYFTIPTVTGWVIQAGGAGNFTRNVNSTAMKAGNIAGAGAGSTVGNIGGKLMNK; encoded by the coding sequence ATGGAATGGGATAATCTTCACGAACTCCTGCGGTCGCTTTATGATGATATGATGCCACTTGCAGGCGATATGGCGGCAGTTGCTAAGGGTTTGGCGGGATTGGGAGCATTGTTCTATGTGGCATTAAAGGTTTGGCAGGCTTTAAGCCGTGCCGAACCTATTGATATGTTCCCTTTGCTGCGCCCGTTTGCTTTGGGGCTTTGTATTATGTTCTTCCCAACCATTGTACTGGGAACCATAAATGCGGTATTAAGCCCGGTGGTGGTAGGAACCCACCAAATACTCGAAGACCAGGTGCTTGACCTCAACAAGCTGCAACAGCAGAAAGACCAGTTGGAATATGAGGCAATGGTCAGGAACCCCGAAACCGCCTATATGGTATCAGACGAAGAGTTTGATAAAAAACTGGACGAACTGGGATGGTCGCCCTCCGACATTGGTACGATGGCGGGTATGTATATGGACAGGCAAGCCTACAAGATAGAGAAAGCCTTAAAAGATTGGTTTCGCAATCTATTGGAAATACTCTTTCAGGCGGCGGCTTTGGTCATTGATACCATACGAACGTTTTTCCTGATAGTCCTGTCCATACTCGGACCAATAGCCTTTGCTATTTCCGTATGGGATGGCTTTCAGTCCACGCTCACGCAATGGCTCACGAGGTACGTCAGCGTTTACCTGTGGCTTCCCGTTTCGGATTTGTTCAGCTCAATGTTGGCAAGAATACAATCCCTCATTTTAGAAAGGGATATAGCAATGCTTGCCGACCCCACCTATATACCTGATACAAGCAATACCGTGTACATCATCTTTATGATTATCGGCATCATCGGGTACTTCACTATCCCGACAGTAACAGGTTGGGTAATCCAAGCCGGAGGCGCAGGAAACTTTACCCGCAATGTAAACTCCACAGCAATGAAAGCCGGAAACATCGCCGGAGCAGGCGCAGGTTCAACAGTTGGAAACATCGGCGGTAAACTGATGAATAAATAA
- a CDS encoding TraG family conjugative transposon ATPase yields MRNVAKTTTLENKFPLLAVENNCILSKDADITACFEVRLPELFTVASAEYEAIHSAWHKAIKTLPDFTVIHKQDWYIKESYAPDLSIEDQSFLSKSYQRHFNERPFLNHYCYLFLTKTTKERMRMQSNFSSLCKGTLIQKEIRNKETIHRFMEAVAQFERIVNDSGFVSLKCLTEDEIIGTEDTQGLLEQYLTLSRGAGTPMQDIALGNEEVRIGNKRLSLHTLSDTDDLPGTVSADTRFEKLSTDRSDCRLSFAAPVGLLLSCNHIYNQYIFLDNSEDNLQKFEKSARNMHSLARYSRANQINKEWIEKYLNEAHSFGLSSIRAHFNIMAWSEDPAELKQLKNDCGSALALMECKPRHNTTDVATLYWAGMPGNAGDFPSEESFYTFIEPALCFFTEETNYHNSPSPFGIKMADRLTGKPIHLDISDLPMKRGIITNRNKFILGPSGSGKSFFTNHMVRQYYEQGAHVLLVDTGNSYQGLCELIKGKTKGEDGVYFTYTEDNPIAFNPFYTDDGVFDIEKRESIKTLILTLWKRDDEPPTRSEEVALSNAVSGYIERIKTDAIYPSFNGFYEYVQGDYRKVLEEKQVREKDFDIANFLNVLEPYYKGGEYDYLLNSDKQLDLLSKRFIVFEIDAIKDHKILFPIVTIIIMEVFINKMRRLKGIRKLILIEEAWKAIAKEGMAEYIKYLFKTVRKFFGEAIVVTQEVDDIIQSPIVKESIINNSDCKILLDQRKYMNKFDDIQAMLGLTDKEKGQVLSINMNNDASRLYKEVWIGLGGTHSAVYATEVSLEEYLAYTTEETEKMEVMQLASELDGNVELAIKHIAMQRRDNSNQ; encoded by the coding sequence ATGAGAAATGTAGCAAAGACCACCACACTGGAAAACAAATTTCCGTTGTTGGCAGTAGAGAACAACTGCATCCTTTCCAAAGATGCGGACATTACCGCCTGCTTTGAAGTGCGCCTGCCGGAACTGTTCACGGTAGCTTCTGCGGAATATGAAGCGATACATTCCGCCTGGCACAAAGCGATTAAAACCCTGCCTGATTTTACGGTCATTCACAAACAGGATTGGTACATCAAGGAAAGCTATGCGCCCGATCTGTCAATAGAAGACCAAAGTTTTTTATCAAAGTCTTATCAACGCCATTTCAATGAGCGACCGTTCCTGAACCATTATTGTTACCTGTTCTTGACGAAGACCACTAAGGAAAGAATGCGGATGCAAAGCAACTTCAGTTCGCTTTGCAAAGGCACACTGATACAAAAGGAAATCAGGAACAAGGAAACGATACATCGCTTTATGGAGGCGGTCGCCCAATTTGAGCGTATCGTGAACGATAGCGGTTTTGTAAGCCTGAAATGCCTGACCGAAGATGAAATCATCGGTACGGAAGATACACAGGGATTACTGGAGCAGTACCTCACGCTATCGAGGGGAGCCGGAACACCAATGCAGGACATCGCACTTGGAAACGAAGAGGTACGCATCGGCAACAAAAGGTTAAGCCTGCACACGCTTTCCGATACGGACGACCTGCCCGGAACAGTATCAGCAGATACCCGTTTTGAAAAGCTATCAACCGACCGTAGCGACTGTCGCCTGTCATTCGCTGCACCTGTGGGTTTGCTGTTAAGCTGCAACCACATCTACAACCAGTACATTTTTTTGGATAACAGCGAAGACAACCTTCAAAAGTTCGAGAAGTCCGCACGGAATATGCACTCACTGGCAAGGTACAGCCGTGCCAATCAAATCAACAAAGAGTGGATAGAAAAGTACCTGAACGAAGCCCACAGCTTCGGGCTGTCCTCCATCCGTGCGCACTTCAACATTATGGCGTGGTCGGAAGACCCTGCGGAACTGAAACAGCTAAAGAACGATTGCGGTAGTGCATTGGCACTGATGGAGTGTAAACCCCGGCACAACACTACGGATGTGGCTACCTTGTACTGGGCAGGAATGCCGGGCAATGCAGGCGACTTTCCGAGCGAAGAAAGTTTTTACACGTTCATTGAGCCTGCATTGTGCTTCTTTACGGAAGAAACCAACTACCACAATTCGCCCTCGCCGTTCGGTATCAAGATGGCTGACAGGCTTACAGGAAAACCTATCCATTTGGATATTTCCGACCTGCCTATGAAGCGTGGGATCATCACGAACCGGAACAAGTTCATACTTGGTCCCTCCGGCAGTGGTAAATCATTCTTCACTAACCATATGGTACGGCAGTATTACGAACAGGGCGCACACGTACTGTTGGTAGATACGGGTAACTCTTATCAGGGCTTATGCGAACTCATCAAAGGAAAGACCAAAGGCGAAGACGGTGTTTACTTCACTTATACCGAAGATAACCCGATTGCCTTTAACCCTTTCTATACCGATGATGGCGTGTTCGACATTGAGAAAAGGGAAAGTATCAAGACTTTGATACTGACTTTATGGAAACGTGATGATGAGCCGCCAACCCGTTCGGAAGAAGTTGCCCTTTCCAATGCAGTAAGCGGTTATATCGAGCGTATCAAAACGGATGCTATTTATCCATCTTTCAACGGCTTTTATGAGTATGTGCAGGGCGATTACCGTAAGGTACTCGAAGAAAAACAGGTAAGAGAAAAAGACTTTGACATTGCCAATTTTCTCAACGTACTCGAACCTTACTACAAGGGCGGTGAGTATGATTATTTGTTGAACTCCGATAAGCAATTAGACCTGCTATCCAAACGCTTCATAGTGTTTGAAATTGATGCCATCAAAGACCACAAAATCCTCTTTCCCATAGTCACAATCATCATTATGGAGGTTTTCATCAACAAGATGCGGAGGCTGAAAGGTATTCGCAAACTCATTCTGATTGAGGAGGCTTGGAAAGCGATTGCCAAAGAGGGAATGGCAGAATACATCAAGTATTTGTTTAAGACTGTCCGCAAATTTTTTGGGGAAGCGATTGTCGTAACGCAAGAGGTCGATGATATTATCCAATCGCCCATTGTGAAAGAAAGCATCATCAACAACTCCGATTGTAAAATCCTGCTTGACCAACGAAAGTATATGAACAAATTCGATGACATACAGGCGATGTTGGGACTTACGGACAAAGAGAAAGGACAGGTACTTTCTATCAATATGAACAACGATGCAAGCCGACTTTACAAAGAAGTTTGGATAGGTTTAGGTGGTACGCACTCGGCAGTCTATGCCACCGAAGTTAGTTTGGAGGAATACCTCGCTTACACGACTGAAGAAACCGAGAAAATGGAAGTAATGCAATTGGCTTCCGAACTGGACGGTAATGTAGAACTCGCCATTAAGCATATCGCAATGCAAAGGCGGGACAATTCAAATCAATAG
- a CDS encoding DUF4133 domain-containing protein, protein MSNYNINKGIGRTVEFKGLKAQYLFIFAGGLLGTLIFVMILYMAGVNSYICLFLGAGGASLIVWQTFSLNRKYGEHGLMKIAANKRHPRYIICRKPVHRYLKFTPKQNAV, encoded by the coding sequence ATGAGTAATTACAATATCAACAAAGGCATTGGGAGGACAGTGGAATTTAAGGGGCTGAAAGCACAATACCTGTTCATTTTTGCGGGTGGCTTGCTCGGTACGCTCATTTTCGTGATGATACTGTATATGGCAGGCGTAAACTCTTACATCTGCCTGTTCCTCGGAGCAGGCGGTGCTTCGCTCATTGTATGGCAGACCTTTTCGCTGAACCGCAAGTACGGTGAACACGGGCTGATGAAAATTGCAGCCAATAAAAGGCATCCCCGCTACATCATCTGCCGCAAGCCTGTACACCGCTATTTAAAATTCACACCTAAACAGAATGCCGTATGA
- a CDS encoding ATP-dependent endonuclease, with protein sequence MKIKKIEVENFRLLKTFSIDLENELSLVIGKNNTGKTSILSVLDKFINEKSKFSYDDFNIDFKNELEVLIKSADVPEEFPPKGIRLKIYIEYNDTDDLSNVSRVLMDLDPDNNNIVLGFEYTVIYDDFLRIKADYAGFVASENAKNAKKNEYKQRELKDFLKQNLEAYFKIHKFSFEYNTATNKITETNPIDLISENINLKDIISFKYISARRDVTNKEKENTLSKQTSSLYKKKEDSSDKTQATEDFKDQLSETDSTLSDIYKDLFKDVIKKVQDFGGVKLNDTDIAIISTLQHRELLEGNTTVVYTHDDHRLPEHYNGLGYMNLISMIFEIEILVQDFKRDKDKKPADINLLIIEEPEAHTHPQMQYVFIKNIKKLLGEGIKRDDGIERPLQYIITTHSSHIVADSDFDDIKYLKTITKNDVTAKNLKDLRAQYDADPKQYQFLKQYLTISRAEIFFADKAILIEGDTERILIPTFMRKVDLEEAARLQAAGNADTFLPLLSQNISTIEVGAYSQIFEKFIDFLGIKSLILTDIDAIKVTGQNAKGQDEWGACPVNEGTKTSNSAINHFLSAVTWNDLKNLPVGNRTIVVGSSTICICYQQEENTYHARSFEDAFIHLNRTFVKENKDTFQGIKNAADFDDDAKSPYVLAANCVKKKTHFALDILYHSDETFSNWNIPDYIKNGLLWLKED encoded by the coding sequence ATGAAGATAAAAAAAATTGAAGTTGAAAATTTTCGATTATTGAAGACTTTCTCAATAGACCTTGAAAATGAACTTTCTCTTGTTATCGGGAAAAATAATACAGGAAAGACTTCTATTTTGTCAGTTCTTGATAAATTTATAAATGAGAAAAGTAAATTTTCTTATGATGATTTCAATATTGATTTTAAAAATGAATTAGAAGTTTTAATCAAGTCGGCTGATGTTCCTGAAGAATTTCCACCCAAAGGTATTAGACTGAAAATTTATATTGAATATAACGATACCGATGACTTATCTAATGTCAGTAGAGTATTAATGGATTTAGACCCTGACAATAACAATATTGTTTTAGGTTTTGAATACACGGTAATTTATGATGACTTTTTAAGAATAAAAGCTGATTATGCAGGCTTCGTCGCCAGTGAAAATGCTAAGAATGCTAAGAAGAATGAATATAAGCAAAGGGAATTAAAAGATTTTTTAAAGCAAAATTTAGAAGCTTATTTTAAAATTCATAAATTCTCTTTTGAATATAATACGGCTACAAACAAGATTACCGAAACTAACCCAATTGACCTTATTAGTGAGAACATTAATTTAAAAGATATCATCAGCTTCAAATACATTAGTGCAAGAAGAGATGTGACAAATAAAGAAAAGGAAAACACGCTCTCAAAACAAACTTCAAGCCTTTATAAAAAGAAAGAAGATAGTAGCGATAAGACGCAGGCTACAGAAGATTTTAAAGACCAGCTTTCAGAAACCGACAGTACATTAAGCGATATCTATAAAGACTTATTTAAAGACGTAATAAAAAAGGTTCAGGATTTTGGTGGCGTTAAGTTGAATGACACTGATATCGCAATTATTTCAACACTGCAACACCGAGAATTGCTTGAAGGAAACACTACTGTGGTGTACACTCACGATGACCACAGATTGCCGGAGCATTACAATGGTTTAGGCTATATGAACCTAATAAGTATGATTTTTGAAATTGAAATTTTAGTACAAGATTTCAAGAGAGATAAAGACAAAAAGCCAGCAGATATTAATTTACTTATTATAGAAGAACCGGAAGCACATACCCATCCCCAGATGCAGTATGTCTTTATAAAAAATATAAAGAAACTGCTTGGAGAGGGTATCAAAAGAGATGATGGAATAGAAAGACCGTTACAGTATATAATCACAACGCATTCATCACATATTGTTGCAGATAGCGATTTCGATGATATAAAATACTTAAAAACAATAACAAAGAATGACGTAACCGCTAAAAATCTGAAGGATTTAAGAGCCCAATATGATGCCGACCCAAAACAATATCAATTCCTAAAACAATATCTAACAATTAGCAGAGCGGAAATCTTTTTTGCCGATAAGGCTATACTTATTGAAGGAGATACCGAAAGAATTTTGATACCAACTTTTATGAGAAAGGTTGATTTGGAAGAAGCAGCACGTTTACAAGCAGCAGGTAATGCAGATACATTTTTGCCTCTTCTGTCACAAAATATATCAACTATCGAAGTTGGGGCATACTCACAAATCTTTGAAAAGTTTATTGACTTCCTGGGTATAAAGTCACTGATATTAACAGATATTGACGCTATAAAGGTAACAGGTCAAAATGCAAAAGGGCAAGACGAATGGGGAGCCTGCCCAGTAAATGAAGGGACTAAAACGAGTAATTCGGCAATTAATCATTTTTTGTCGGCTGTAACTTGGAATGATTTAAAAAATTTACCGGTTGGAAATAGAACAATTGTTGTAGGAAGTTCCACAATTTGTATATGTTACCAACAGGAAGAAAATACTTATCACGCAAGAAGTTTTGAAGATGCTTTTATACATCTGAATAGAACATTTGTAAAAGAAAATAAAGATACTTTCCAAGGGATAAAAAATGCTGCTGATTTTGATGATGATGCGAAAAGCCCTTATGTTTTAGCAGCGAATTGTGTTAAGAAGAAAACACATTTCGCTTTAGACATATTATATCATAGTGATGAAACATTTAGCAATTGGAATATTCCGGATTACATTAAAAATGGTTTGTTATGGTTGAAGGAAGATTAA
- a CDS encoding DUF4141 domain-containing protein has translation MKKVLYLVCTALMLAVAPSAKAQWVVTDPANLASGIINSANEIVQTSSTVSNVIKNFNEVKKVYEQGKEYYDKLKAINNLVKDARKVQQTVLLVGDVSEMYVQNFGKMMNDPNFTPQELVAIGNGYSALLNESTELLKELKQIITATDLSLNDKERMDVIDRVYKEVKDYHSLVRYYTNKNISVSYLRAKKKNDAQRVLELYGTANQKYW, from the coding sequence ATGAAAAAAGTATTGTATCTGGTGTGTACGGCACTGATGCTCGCCGTAGCACCGTCAGCAAAAGCCCAGTGGGTTGTAACCGACCCGGCTAATTTGGCTTCGGGCATTATCAACTCTGCAAACGAAATCGTGCAGACTTCTTCCACCGTAAGCAACGTGATAAAGAACTTCAACGAAGTGAAGAAAGTGTACGAGCAGGGCAAGGAATACTACGACAAGCTGAAAGCCATCAACAACCTTGTAAAAGATGCCCGTAAGGTGCAGCAAACGGTATTGTTGGTCGGGGATGTGTCCGAAATGTACGTGCAGAATTTTGGCAAGATGATGAACGACCCAAATTTCACACCGCAGGAATTGGTCGCTATCGGCAACGGTTATTCTGCACTGCTTAATGAAAGTACCGAACTGCTAAAAGAGTTGAAGCAGATTATAACCGCCACAGACCTTTCACTCAATGACAAAGAGCGTATGGATGTTATTGACCGTGTGTACAAAGAGGTAAAGGATTACCACAGCCTTGTACGTTACTACACCAACAAAAACATTTCTGTAAGCTACCTAAGAGCGAAAAAGAAAAACGATGCCCAAAGAGTGCTTGAACTCTACGGAACTGCTAACCAAAAATACTGGTAA
- a CDS encoding helix-turn-helix domain-containing protein, with product MAFGKHIKRLRESKGLFLREVGAALELDSAFISKVENEERPLPRKHIEKLADFLNTPVDGLLILWFSDKIIELLQNEPVAEQVLKISRKRLKKE from the coding sequence ATGGCATTTGGAAAACACATAAAAAGACTAAGAGAAAGTAAAGGCTTATTCTTACGGGAAGTTGGGGCTGCATTGGAACTGGATAGTGCTTTTATTAGTAAGGTCGAAAATGAAGAAAGACCATTGCCAAGAAAACATATTGAAAAGCTTGCAGACTTTTTGAATACCCCAGTTGATGGGCTATTGATTTTATGGTTTTCAGATAAAATAATTGAATTGCTACAAAATGAGCCTGTAGCCGAACAAGTTTTAAAAATATCGAGGAAAAGATTAAAAAAAGAGTAG